In Rosa rugosa chromosome 4, drRosRugo1.1, whole genome shotgun sequence, the genomic stretch TATAAACACGAGTCTGCAAACAAATTAGCAACCCTAGATGTTTGTTAACACAAATTAAACTCAATTTTGAATTCACTATTACTAAAATCTCTTGAAGTCTGTTATCCGCTGCACTCCAAATAGCTCCATTAAGATTAGAAAATCTGAGATTAGTGAAGATTAGAGAGTACCTTGAAGGAAAGCGTTGAGAGGGGAGAGAGACGGTGAGGCTGTGTGGCTGGGAACAAGAGCTAGGGTTTAGAGCGAAGCCGAGGGAGTTGAATCTGAGAGAGGAGGAGGCCGATGTGGAAACGCAGGTCTGCGCCATTTGTGTGTGTGGAGGAAATTGAAATAGAAGAGACGATGAAAATGGCGCGGCCTTATCTGGAAAAATGAAAGCTCACGGCGGCAGAGAGGGTCGAGTGTTGAGTGCTGAAGCAACCAAACCCACTGTCACTGTGTGTCATTATCTTCCACCGAAAATGCCCAACTCACATTCTAGTTTTTTTCTACTCGGATTGGGCCCTCAACCCTCAAATGTCATAGCCCAATAACAACTGCTCTTTCCActcttgttctttttctttttgctctGGATTTGCTTCTCTGGTTCTAACAGTCTCAATTTCGTCGGCAAAGTAATACCGAAAATAGAGTCATGCCCTAATAGTCAATTAATTGGTACTCAGTTGTGCTGATTTAAATCTAATAGTGAGAAATAATGAGCATTCCAACTGCCTTATTATTTTTCACCCGTACATTTAAATCCAACAAGACGACTAATCACCTCAGCAAGACTGTCGAAAATGTTACCTTGGtgaagaagttttttttttttttatttgacaCGATGGGGAAGCTGAGATAGTGTATGAGATTGTTCTTTGCCACTATTACTAGCAATCAAATATTTTAGTCTTGTGAATCAAGAACTAAACCACAATGACAATGCTGGAGGAATTACTTTCATCTCCTTTCTGTGAAGTGTGAACCAACAAAGCATCAGGGTAAAAAGAGAGTACATATTGTCAACTATCAAATGATAAACCTGTATCCAATCAATCTGTTTCGGCTTAAAGCTTACAGTTGTATGATACTTCTCAACATACTGTAGCAGAGAAATATATTCTCGACAACTGTATGTAATTGATTAAACCAGCAtacattgttattatttttcttttgtaaacTGAAGAAAATTAATCTTTGGCCACTCCCATAGTCCCATGTTACTCCCCGCCTTCCAAAACCAATGGAATACCATTATCATAAACTATGAAGGAGATTGTTTTTATACCAACATGAATGAGACATTATTTTGCAGCCGGAAAAACAATCTGTACTTGTATGAACTTCTCCGCACCTAGTTAAGAATCAACGCTTCTCCACCGATCCCGGAATATATACCAAGAGTGATCAACCAGCTCTGCAGGATCACCCAAGACTTGAAAAATAAAGGACAGAACAAGATTGTTGCAAACATTAGCTGGTAGTTTCTGCTTGCGTCTTTTCCTGGACAGCCTTGTAGCACCCAAGACTGCAAAGAGGAAGCTTTGACTTAGAATCCCTATACTTGTAGGGATTCATACATGATGGGCCCGCACATTTCTCACGCTGAGGAGGATAACTGAAATTCCATACCATAGCATGTTAAGAAAGACCATCATCATCAGCAGCAGCAAACAGACAACAAGCAAAGCTATCATGTAAAACAACCAGGAAAATGAAATTACCCGTGAGGTTTAGGGTCAAATAAACTGGGGAGACCCATATCATCTGGGAATGTTACTGTAGTTCCCATTGGGCCCATCACATATCTGATGGTGCTTGATGCAAGCGCCAAAGCATTAGCAGCCTTCTCCTGAATACAGTACACCATGAGTGAAGAGATTGAAGTCCTAGCATATTACAGATGGTCACTATGAAGTGTTTCAATACCTGTGCCAGTTCTTCTTGGCGCTTCTTTATTTtgtcttccttctttttcctaCTAGAATCTTGGCCAAGTATTTTTCTAATAGCCTCCTCCTACATTAATTCAATCAAAAGATAAATAAAAGATGATTAACGCTTCTAGAGCTTAAAAGTAATTAAAGGAAGATGATGAAACATGAAAAGCAAAGCATACCTCAGATTCCCTAGCAGCCTTCTCAATTTGCATTCTTCGTCTCTGAGCAGCCTCAGCTTTCTTCACCTGCTGGTCATATTCTGTAGATTTCTCTTTTTGTTCTGCAGTCCaacacaacaatcataaaatgGCAATATCAGAATTTAAGTCCAGTAACAAAACAATTCCAAGTGTAGGAAAGTATGGCAGAATAGCTCACTTCTAGGTGGTGCAGGTGGTAATCCATTCGGAAATTCAATTAAGCTTGAACCAGGGGATGAAGAGGCATCTTTGCTCGACTGAAGGGCCCGTTGACGTGTTGTGAGGGTCAATTCCCTCTTACCATCTAACAAAGGCTCAACAGCTTccttcttctgcttctttttACCTTCAAGCTCACCATCAGAtaatgaatcttcttcttcataatcAGCGTCTCCTGATACTCTATCAGGTCTTGACTTCCTCTTTAGGTCTTTGCCTGACCTTGATGGACCACCATTATCAATACTAGAAACTACAGAAAGTTTTCTATGTTTCCTGCTTgactcttcatcatcttcttctctaAATCCTCCAGTAACCTTAGATGTTTTGAGTTTCTCCAGAAACCGAATctcatcatcttcctcatcgtcTCCAAACTCTCCATCAAGTACACGCCTCTTGGGTACACGCTTGCTCTTACGAACAGGTTCAGATCTATCTCCTTCCTTTCCAGAGCTGTTCTTTCCGGATGTCCGAACCATTGTAGACTGATCCAGATCCTTCCCAAGATTAATACCACTTCTTGAGAAATCCTTCCATGGAATTCCTTTCAAACCACTCTTCCTATCTAAAGGGGAATGATTCTCATCTGAATTTGACTGCATCAAAATCATGTATTTAATAAGAAAATCAACGACGACTAACAATAATGAATGCAATTATTACGCTAATATGCAAACATTAATGCAAAAGGATTACTTTCCATACATTACAGATTCTATATTTACGTTTATCCAATTACACTTGATCCAGGTGGTGAAAAGCGTAACACACGGTCTGGGTCTCACCAACGTCAAGTTTATTTCAAATTTTAAACACAAAAGGCATATTATTTTTTAGAAAGGAGACTCAAAATTGAATATTTTGAACGAACTATGAATCAATGGTCCAGAACCCAAATGCCTATAAATAAATATCGAATCAAATGGTACAACAGCAGAAACCACAAAAAATAACAACTTAAAACCCACTTGTTATAATGTGGTGGGACAGTGATTCCTCACTCAAGCTAAGAAATAGCAAAAGTTTTTACCAGAAGATTTTGCTTCTGCCGTGGTTTAGAGACATCTGAAGATCGAGATAACTTTGTTGAAGACCCCTCCTCTTTTGTACCATTGACTACAGAATTGGCTTGAATTGTCCGGGTAGCACCACCAACCTTGAGCTTGACCTTTTTAGCCTTGTTCTCATTTCCAAATCCATCTGATCCTGACAGCCTAGTACTCGGACTTCCACCATGCCCACCATTAGCTGCACCTGCACTTCTTGACTCAGATATCAAACCATCCTTCACTGTGCTTGTGCTTTTCCAATTAGCAGGGGCAAGGACACCTTCGCTAGAGCGTTTATTACTGATCCCATTTCGTCCCGGCTCATTATTGTAAAATGAATTGAACCCTCTATCCTTTCTATCTTTTATGTGGGGTTTTTCACCATTACCCCCAGCAGAAGAAACTCTAGTCATACATTCATTAAGACTCAATTCTTTCCGCTTAGAATTGGTATCACAACCAGCATTCTCATCACTGGAGACCTTGCTCAGTTCATCCGAACGTGATGACAACGGCGACTGATCATGAATTTCAGGTGATGGTTGTGAATCAGGTCGAGGTCGGCGAAAGGTTtgacttcttttctttctcacaGCATTGCTGATATCCAATCTAGGAGTACTAAACTCTTCCATGAGGGCACTGTTGCTATAGACCAGTTCTTGTGATGCCACCACTTATCAAAAACATGAAGtacgaaacaaaaaaaaccgcGGCAACCAAGTACTCCAGTAAtgccgaaaatcctaattaaaagaaaagaacacaAATAACTATTTGGACAATTACAAGTAAGCAAACTAATATGCTTTCATTTACAGTAACATCGGAGTAACATAGAATAGCAGAAGCATTCATAATAAACACCCACAAGACAACAAGAGATCCACCATTGCTATAACGAAAAGAAAGTTATGGTTTTTACTTCTTACTAGGTAGGAAGAGATTTAACACAACTTGTTCAAGCAACAAGAATTGGTATTGATagagaaattaaaacaaataaagtaATGACATTCAAATACAATTAAACTGGGATTACAAATCCTTCAACCTGATTACTGGAATCAAAGCCTGAATTCATCTAAAGCCAGTAAACTCAGACCATACTGAAATCAAACCAAACCAGAAACCCCAATTCATTCCCCAAGAGTAAGCAGAATTCCAATGCAGTAGAAATCAAACCCAAAGATCATTTAAGAAATCAAACAGACCCCAAAAAACAAAATGCATACCAATACAGAACACAATCACACACATCAACAAAAGCCCAAATGCGACTCCATCATTCAAACCCAGAACCAATAACACACTCACAACCCCCACAACAGATTACAATACGCAATACCCACATACAAAAACTCCACGGAAATCGACGAAAACCCAAAGCAGAAGACCGATCCAATACCTTGAGAAATTGGGCGCGCAGTAAAATCCCAAAACTGTAAGAAAGCGTAGACCTTTGGAGAGAGGAAGCAAAACCCAgagagacgagagagagagagagagaaattgggtTTTGGGTGAGCGAAAAGAAGAGGGTGGAGTCTGGTTTTGGATATATAGAGATATAGGGGAATTAGGGTTAGGGATAGAAGAGTTTGGAGTATTTAGGGTAatgtgagagaaagagagaaaggaggtggtggtggtaaagaagaagagaggaaggcTAATAATCTTGGCGTTCACCATTTTGCTAATTCCAcacaaacccccccccccccccaatcccaaaaacaaagaaagaaggaaagaaagaaagaaagaaagacccAAAGCCCAAGTTTGGTTTTTGCCTGACTGACCAGACCAGACCTACTGACCctcctgtgtgtgtgtgtggtttttgttttgtttagattGGTCACCCCTAACTCGTTCAACCCGACTCGGTAGTCGTTCTACCAACTCACTCCTCTTCTTTCTTCCCTTTTAtttccctcctctctctctctctctctctcttctacaCACGGTTTGGGTTTACGCTGCAAGTCTATGCGCACGTTAACATTCTGCGCACACTCGGTTCACGTTAGTGGGTCTCCT encodes the following:
- the LOC133743502 gene encoding uncharacterized protein LOC133743502, whose protein sequence is MEEFSTPRLDISNAVRKKRSQTFRRPRPDSQPSPEIHDQSPLSSRSDELSKVSSDENAGCDTNSKRKELSLNECMTRVSSAGGNGEKPHIKDRKDRGFNSFYNNEPGRNGISNKRSSEGVLAPANWKSTSTVKDGLISESRSAGAANGGHGGSPSTRLSGSDGFGNENKAKKVKLKVGGATRTIQANSVVNGTKEEGSSTKLSRSSDVSKPRQKQNLLSNSDENHSPLDRKSGLKGIPWKDFSRSGINLGKDLDQSTMVRTSGKNSSGKEGDRSEPVRKSKRVPKRRVLDGEFGDDEEDDEIRFLEKLKTSKVTGGFREEDDEESSRKHRKLSVVSSIDNGGPSRSGKDLKRKSRPDRVSGDADYEEEDSLSDGELEGKKKQKKEAVEPLLDGKRELTLTTRQRALQSSKDASSSPGSSLIEFPNGLPPAPPRKQKEKSTEYDQQVKKAEAAQRRRMQIEKAARESEEEAIRKILGQDSSRKKKEDKIKKRQEELAQEKAANALALASSTIRYVMGPMGTTVTFPDDMGLPSLFDPKPHGYPPQREKCAGPSCMNPYKYRDSKSKLPLCSLGCYKAVQEKTQAETTS